The DNA window GCTTTCAGGCTTCTGCTGCAGAAAAAAGCAGGAACAAGGAAAAAGCACTTCTGTGAGAGAATCTGGTGGACACAGAGATGGCTGTGTTCTCTCTCCTTGACTTAATCTCTCACAACACGaacaactttctctctctcctcacaaGAAAGAGAGGAGAAGAATCGTCTTGTTTtgtctctcctctttctttatgTGCTGACTCGGAAAAAATGATAAGCTGCCACCAGTGGATATTGATCTTAGATTCTGGCCGTCggattttggttaatttttattaatttgatgaCTAACCAACAGTTGTGATTTGGAGAAGAATATATTGGTGGCCATCTGCATGGCTGCGATGCCCACAAGGAAGGTGGGACCCATTTCCGTGTGGTACCTCTTTGTCTTTTGACGTTAGTTCCCATTTATTCTTGGGTCTATTtgcaaattttcatttttatttggaaATTAGTTGTTGTTATAAACAACGATGgtgtgcagaaagaaaaaaaaatatattttgtatatttttgtaaTAAATTTCTACTTTATAGCAAAAAAGGaataaaatttatatagacTTGGTGAATTACTTATTGCTCTTTGAAACTAATTTCTCTTTTTACTCATTCCTTGTTTTGTATGTATAGAAAAGAGAAAACCCAAGGGAGTATGTGCTTGTATTTAAATTGGAAGTATCTTATTTCTTATTGTCTTTAGTTTTGAGGAGATATTTCTTAGTGTATCCGAAATACGAGGTAGTACACCACTTTGTGTTCTGGATGCATTGAAAAGTTTCTCTGTTTTGAGAGCAATTATTAAAAATCTTCATTGCAACAAGAGTATATTACAAATTTTATCatctttggttgacaaagaaagtttttttaataataatgttGAATAAGTGATAACAATTAAGATTTAGTCACTTAAACATGATCTTCTAGACAACTAGTCAAACATTGATATGAAGTTTTGTCGAGATTTAAAGAGATGGATCCGTGGTTCAATACTAATCACATTAATATTGTTTCTAACTTGCATCCTACGGTCTACTAGCACAATATAtatgaggttttatcacaaaatattTGAATGGCATTATGATTGCAACCGTTTATTATACATTGTAACTTAATCTGTTAATTTTTCAACGTATGATTcttgtaatatttttaatgtttggcTATGCAGACAAACAATTTATCTTCATTCACTCCggctactttttttttattagaagagtacatgatgattttttttttctattaataatatattataacACATAAATTAATGTCAGAAGTTCACCTATGATATGATACTATTAGACAATACAACATAAAGTAGAAAGCAAGTACCTAAATTCCCTTCAAACGCCTAAACCAGCCCATACGGGTGGAAAACTTGTCCAGCGACAACCACTGCGAGTCACTTGGAGTTTGTTGTGCTTAATTTTCAGCTTCTTAATTCTCTCTTTTTAAAATGCTTTGTTCTCtctattaatattaattaacatTTAGAGTAATTAATTACGATCACAAAGAATTAATAGCTgaagtggagagagagagagagatggcagCTGATCAGGGCCAGCAGCAGGCATCCAGTGAGTCCATGGCGACGGTGGCTGAGAAGGCTCCGATCACCGTGGAGAGGAAGATCCGCAATGATTTGGAGACCAAGCTCCCCAAACCATGtaagtacatatatatatagtcgTACATTTTGCTGGTTATAAATTATAATGATATCGACATACTATCATGATATATTTAAAATCTGTTGTTCGATATAGATAACGGGCGTATGTTCTATAGCCCGAACTAGGGGTTTAAGTTTGCTTTTATGTTCTAGAAGAAATAGCAATTGTTTCACGTGATCAACCATGCACATGCATAATAATGCATGAATCAAGtgcttaatttttatttattttaattaaatcttGTCAATTTCAGACATGCCTAGGGCTATGATTGCGCCTGATATGGGGAACATCAATGGCACGTGGGGCCATAAGCATTCCAACATGTCTGTGCTTCAACAGCATGCAGCATTCTTCGACCAAGACAACGATGGTATAATCTACCCTTCCGAAACATTCAGAGGTAAATCAGTTTTGAAGTTTTAGGGTTTTTGATTGGCACGTCACGTACAGAAATGGATCGTCTTACCCGAATCAGTTCTTGCAGGATTTCGTGCACTCGGGTTTAATCCGGTTGCTTCGTTCATCTTCATGGTTCTTGTCCATGGAGCTATGAGTTATGCTACTCTTCCTGTAAGTTTGGCGATGTTTCATTGACACATCGATATTCTAATCCAGTCTAATTTAAGGGATTCAAACTTGGGTGAAAGAGTGCAAGCACACTACCTGATGTACATTTGCCCGcgatattttactttttaaaagcCAACTATCTGCATTGTCTAATTCATTTGTCACTAGAACTGCTTATTTTGGATAAGtaattcattttcttcttctgcagACATGGATACCGTCGCCTTTCTTCGCAATTCACATAGAGAACATACACAGGGCAAAACATGGAAGTGACTCAGGGACCTATGACACAGAGGGAAGGTGAGAGTACCTGCCCATAAACCTAAAGAAAGGGTGTCTCATATGTGATTGAACGATTCGAAACGTGTGTTATAACTTATAGGTTATTTCAAGAATTATTCGTTCATGAGATTTGATGTCATGGTCTCCTCCAATAAAATGGGGGACTAGGTGTCACTAGACCGGATGATCAGTACTGTCGGGGTTTTAATATAACTACTGCAAACCTGATAGATCTTTGGTTTGCATGTATGCTGCAGGTACATTCCTGCAAATCTGGAGAACATGTTCAGCAAGTACGCCCGCACTGTGCCTGATAAGCTTACATTCAAGGAGCTTTGGCACATGACTCAGGCTAACCGTGATGCCTTTGATTTCTTTGGCTGgtcggtctctctctctctctcgatcacACACAAACAGACGCGAAAACATAACGTGATAGCGCAGTTGATTAATTTCCGTTACTGTTTGCAGGATTGCAAGTAAACTGGAATGGGGAGTTCTGTATCTTCTTGCAAAAGATGAAAACGGCTACTTGGCAAAGGAAGCTGTGAGGCGTTGTTTTGATGGAAGCTTGTTCGAGTACTGTTCGAAGTTGCAGAAGGGTGCTGTTAGTAAGATGGGATGAGGAGGAGCAAACGTAACTTAATGAGCTGCTGATTGTGTTTTGTATTAGCTTTTGAGTTTTCTTTTGGCCTAATTTTGATAGATTGATAAGTGGTAACGGAAAGAGACTTAAATAATGATACTTCAAGGAGTTGAGTTGGATGAAGAACTACTAGATTTCTCAATTGTTCCAACTTCCAATTCAGTAAAAGCCTCTAATTTTTCCTACGCTTAAAACAGTAACGTAAAAATTGTTTGGTCATATGCCTAAACGAGGAGATTCTACTATACAACCGGATTCGTCCGTCTCCTCTCTCATGAGAACAGATCACGTTCACTGATGAGGGGATATACTCTTGTCGATGATTAGCTACATTATTAACCCGGACTACTGCAGGTTTATCTCTTTATCTAATGGTTGTTCAGGTCTCTCTCCTTGATTTGTGTAGAGATCACTAGACCACTTCATCTGTAAGATACCTCTCATGAAAAGATTGAGACCCCGTGTATTGATCTTACCCGACCCTACGCGATCTCCTCAAAGTGAAAGCTATCCAACTACACTAAGCTACCCTAATCATGCAACAAAATCCAATGCTCTGAGAAGttgtagggtttagggttgagatTAAACATAACCATATATAATCAACTCAAACCAGTCTATTCCACCTGAATGTCCCATCAAATAAGTGGAAGACTCATTAAACTGTGAAATGGTACCTGCCATAATGGGATGTGCTTCCAATGCCAATAAAAAGTAagggaactttcatgaaaagagtttggattaagtttattttaataaaaaatcatgttataactttatttaattaaaaagacttaaattttaatgaaaaccccttaaattttaataaaaatgacaaaagaacttaaattttaatgaaaaagacataattttaatattaaaaaaaaaatctgacgcGCGGACCCACGCGTCTtcacactgtttatgaaacttctacactgtttatgaaacttacgacactatttatgaaacttattgcactatttatgaaaacttacgacactatttatgaaacttacaacattgtttatgaaacttaacggtattacattttttttctcctcttcTTGAAAGTTCCCAATAAACTTTCTTCATCAGAAACTTTCCTCTATTGGATCAGACCAATCAAAAGAAGTCATCATCCTCCCTAGATCCACTTTTTTATGCATGTCCACTCATCTGTACCAAAATTCACCAACGGAACTGAGAGACGAAATTGTTTGCATCTTTTGGATACAGTACCCACTCGAGTGAGGTCTTTGAAATGGAGGAAGGAAAAAATACGATGAACAACTTCCTCCGGAAGATCACTAAATTTGTCCATTCCACTTTCAGAGCAAGTTCCTTCAAATTCACAACTTGTAGATGCCTAGAGCTTACGCTTGCGCGCCATCGTAGTGACTCCTCAAGGCGGTGGTCAGATCCAATAGAGAAAAATAGGATGCCCTTCCCAAACACCTAATCAAATTCTCACATAGGCATATCATCAAACACTTTCCAGCCACAACGACAATCAACTAATTTCAAAAAACCCTGAGCAAAATCAACATGCTTTTGGCAATGAAAAGTGTAGAATTAGACAGAAATTCGAAGTTGAAATCCAAGTTTTCA is part of the Malus domestica chromosome 12, GDT2T_hap1 genome and encodes:
- the LOC103451081 gene encoding peroxygenase, which produces MAADQGQQQASSESMATVAEKAPITVERKIRNDLETKLPKPYMPRAMIAPDMGNINGTWGHKHSNMSVLQQHAAFFDQDNDGIIYPSETFRGFRALGFNPVASFIFMVLVHGAMSYATLPTWIPSPFFAIHIENIHRAKHGSDSGTYDTEGRYIPANLENMFSKYARTVPDKLTFKELWHMTQANRDAFDFFGWIASKLEWGVLYLLAKDENGYLAKEAVRRCFDGSLFEYCSKLQKGAVSKMG